The DNA sequence GTGACACCTGAGACCCTGCTCCACTCCTTCCCCCATCTTCGGTGGCGGCGcgcctgtctctgcctcccctccccctttgctGCCTACCGAGACCCCCTCGGGGCCCGGGGAGCCTTAATAAAGAGTCGTGTCAAGTGATTGGCTGTGACCTCTGCCCTTCCCAGTCTCGCTCCCTGGCTCCTGCTTAACCCTTAGATGTCCGATTGTGCACTAAGTGGAATAAATTGCCTTGCCCTCACTTCTAGTGTCCACAGGCACTACCCGACCCCACAAGCCTGGTGGGATGTTGGGCGTACTGTGCAAACTCCTCAGTCTTGGTGTCATTACAGAAGGGGGCGCTGTTGCCTCATTTAGGTGCCTGAACCCAGAACTCCAGGGTTCCCTAGCCCCCTCTCGGAGTTCCGAGATGTACCTCTGGATCCCGTTTGGGCTCTCGTGGAGTCAGAACTCGCTGCccgttttgcttttgtttttgcagttccAGCTCAAGATCTGGGGTTCACCCTCTAGTCGGGTCGCCAGATGTCTGGCGCCAGGGAGTCCAGTACATCGAGTCAGGTTGGGGACAGATAGGGAATTGGCGAAACGTAACCCTGTGGCTCGCCCTGCAGGACACGAGTCCCGTGCATCTGCGCCCCAGGCCTGGCGCCCCCCTCCTCTCGCCAAAGGCGCAATTAGAGTGCTCTCCTTCCATTCAAATCTACACCCTTCCTACCGCGAAAGAAGGCTGTCTCGGCCCCCAGAGAACTCTGAACTCACGAGGCTAGAAATAGCTTGGTGGGGGGCAGGACCCGGGTTAGTGTCAGGGTCCCCCAGGTGGGGTGGGAAGGCGGAGCGCGAGGCGGGGCCACCTCATTCCTCAACAGGGGCGGGCCGGTGCTTGGCATAAAAGCTGCTTGCGCGGGAGCCCAAGCCAGTTTTGGGGTTGCCCTCCAACGTATCTTGCTTCTCGAATCTCAGTATCCCACAAAGGCGGCAGCAACCTTTTAACTAAAGGACTCAGTGTCCAGTAATCTAGCCGAGAAATCTAAGGGGACAGCCTTGCCGCAccgccaccatgcccaacttctcTGGCAACTGGAAGATGATTAAGTCGGAAAACTTCGAGGATTTGCTCTTAGAGCTGGGTAAGGAGGTTTTCGAGCTCCTGGGAGGGGAAAGGGATACCGAAATCTTCCGAGGTGGGAAGgtaagaacaagaaagaaaaagaggtcaAAATTAGGGTGTGGGAGCTTGCATCCCCCAAAAAAGAGTCAAGCTGGGCACCTAGGTCCCTAGGCACTGGACTGGGACGCCTAAATCCAGCTTTCTCTAGTGGGACGCCCACCAGTGCCAGCTCCAGTGGTGACTCAGATTCTGCGAATCAAGTAGAAACCAGAAGCACGAGGTTGGTCTCTGGAGCGGGGTGGCTAGCCTCCGTGCTTGGACCCGCTGACCAAGGGGACCTGGCTCTCCGCAACTTAGACGCTGCCGCTGAACAAGCCGCGTCTAGCCTTGGCCCTAAGGAGAAATTCCAACCTCTATCCCCATCCTTCCCCCACCCCGCACCCCTCTTAGCAACCCAAATCCGGGGACAGGTTCATTACCCCTCTAAGCCCCAGCACCCCACCgaccctctctttcccccttcttcGCTTTCCATTCTGTTCTCAACATCCCACCCAACCCCTATCTGTAAGACAAATATTTTCCTATAATAAGCAGCTCCAAAGTCCTAAAATCGCTCTGGATAATTATCACTTTCTTGGATTTCAACAATTGTCTTTGTGTGAAACCCCAATCCCCCATTTCCGAAAGTCTCCCTCTCTTGCTACAGACCAGCTGCAATCCAGCTGGCTGTGTTGGTCAATGGTGGGGGAAGCTGAATCCATCCAGAATGTGTTTCCAACTTTCTCTCTTCTAACTGTTTCCGCCCACCTTCTGCTGCCTCCTTGGGTGGTACTGGGCTAGCGGGTCTGGGGAGACATCTGGGAAGAGATGGAAGTTAAAGACCTCACCAAATGGGAAGAGCCCCAGGGGCCAAGCCTAAAGGTAAGCATACCTTTCTGGATTGAGCAGGGACACTGGATGCCCTGGAGATACCTATGAAGAGAGAATATAGATGTGAGTCTGGACCTCAGAAAGAGTACCGCGAGGAGAGCAGGGATTTTCATCGTTTCTTGCTGTTAGTTCTTCCTACCATCTAACCGTAATACTTCTTATAGTTATGAGTCTTTCTTGTTCTACCCTTGCTGAAATGAAAGATCAAAGGATAGAAATTTTCCTTTTAGGAAATCTATTACCACTCCCTTCTCCATCTGCTCTGGATTCTGGCCCCCTTCCCTAGTGGATGATGTGGAGGCCTGGCACACCCCCAGGACCCAGCTGGCGAGTAAGATCCATCCCTGATGTCTGTCCTCAAGCTGTTTGTCCTCCCCACAGGGTCTCTCAGAGCCACGTGCCCTCCTCAGGCCCTGCTAGGGGGCAGATTGAAAACAGACCTGCTGGACAAATACTGTCCTGAGTTAGCCAAGGTCagctgagccaggcctccagctccACAGGCACCAGGGACTAGCTGGAGGAATGTGTCCTCTGAACTCAGCCTTGCCTCTGCACTCTGCTCAGTCCTTTCTTACCCCTCGTCCTATTCAAGGGTCCATCTCCTGGTGGTGGATGCTAAGGTAGCGGGAGGATATTTATCCTTTCTGGTATGGTGGTCATGGCTCACACAATAGATGCTGTTACTCTAACAGGAAAAATTGATGTTAAATGGCAGGATGGCCTTCCCAGATAGCAACAGAGAGTGAAGTGTTCTCTTTGTCCAAGAAGGTAAGGTAGAGTGTCTCTTCTACAAAGTCAGTTGGACCTGAGAACCTCAGTCACTTCTCCCTGGACCCAGGAGATCAAGAGCCAAGAAGTAGGGCTCTAGCATCCTGAGGGGCAggacttcctttctccctctcccttttgtTTGGAATAGGGTGAATATGCTTGGAATAGGGTGAATCTGCTGAGGGAAATGAGAGTTTGTTTCTCTAGGAACCCAAGACTGGAGAGGCCCAGGAATTTGGCCAGCTTGGCCCTCTTGTTCCCTATTGCATCCTGCAGGGCTCTACTCCATCCATCCAGGCCAGGAGAGGTTGGTGGAGCTTAGACCTGGCCTGTCCAGAGGTGCTCCTGCTTGTTCCTCCTCCTATGAGAGGGGTGCCCCCTCCTGTCTCCCTACCTTCTTCATAACTGGGAGCAGAGAAGGGTACAAGCTGGGAAAAAAACACAGGGGAACATAGAGAGTGAATCCACAGAGGTTGAATGAGAAGACCTGGCCACCTGACCTGGTGAGAGAGAGACAtcagggtggagggaggggacagTGTCCCCTTCTGTCCCCTATTCTCAGGGCAGGATGGAGTTCCCTTGAGAGGAGAAAGGCATGGGAACCTTCCAGGAGGGCCAGTGAGCAGGAGTCTGATGCAAGGAATGTTATCTGAGCCCCAGCTCtggctttttcttcattttccttatatcagtaaaaataataacaacaatgacaATAGTTATCTTAAGTTTGACGAAGcttctatttccattttacagttgaggaatatgaggctcagagaggttaagccaTTTGCCCAGGGTCATCCAGGTGGAAAGGGGATTGAGCCAGGAAAAAATCACAGCCTAATGGATCTGACTCCAGAGCCTCTGACTTCCCCAGCCTTCCGGCCATATTCTATAGAGAGAAACAACTGCCCTGTCTCTTCTGCTCAGAATCCTGCTCTTTGttttggggagggaaggaggccaGGCAAATAAAGATCTGCTTAGTACCAGACAAGGTGCCATAGCTAGGGCAGAGAGGGAGTGGCCCCTTCACAGGTCTGCCCTGCACATGGGCATAGGGGAAGACTGGTGACTCTGATGAGTCCACCCCAACAGAAGTCTCAAGCCAGTGTAGAAGAAAGGCCAGAATGAAGTAAGCAGAGCTACTATGAGCCTGTAGCTGGACACTTACTGGGTGGGAACATAGGGAAGTTGCCCCTGAGAATTCTGGAAGTGAAGAGTTGGGACTTGGTGAGCCCTTTCCACCTGCTGACTCAACAAGGTGGGGCCATAGCCAGGAGCAGGTCTTCCAGGGGCAGGGCTCTTTGCCCCTCCTCCCTAAACCTATCACCTTTCACCACCTATATCTCCTTCAAGGTACCTCCTGTCAtccactctccctccctcacatACATCAAGGCACAGGTAGATTGCTTCAGCTGTCTCCTCTGCAGGGTGTGAGACAGGTGCCCCCTCCCCTGTCCCTGCAGGGGTGAATATCATGCTGAGGAAGATCGCTGTGGCTGCAGCATCCAAGCCAGCAGTGGAGATCAAACAGGAAGCAGACACTTTCTACATCAAAACTTCTACTGTGGTGCGCACCACAGAGATTAACTTCAAGATCGGAGAGGAGTTTGAAGAACAAACTGTGGATGGGAGACCCTGTAAGGTAAGTCCAGGAAGGGGCCCTCCAGGTCGCAGCATCTACTGCCCTGACTCTCAACATGTCACTCTCAGCCAGCTTTCCTAGCTGTGTCCCTTCATTCCCTATGGAAAAGTTCCTAGGGAATGCTGGGAGTTAGAAAGGGCATCTGTCCCTTTTCTCTCTCACTGCATGGCCACTGCAATGGGCCCAGCTCACTTGGCCACCTGTCCCTTGCAGAGCCTGGTGAAATGGGAGAGTGAGAACAAGATGGCCTGTGAGCAGAGGCTTCTGAAGGGAGAGGGCCCCAAGACCTCCTGGACCAGAGAACTGACCAATGACGGAGAGTTGATCTTGGTGAGTCCAGCCCCCTCCAAACCACTAGCAAACCCCTGCTACCTCCATCCTT is a window from the Castor canadensis chromosome 11, mCasCan1.hap1v2, whole genome shotgun sequence genome containing:
- the Crabp2 gene encoding cellular retinoic acid-binding protein 2; translated protein: MPNFSGNWKMIKSENFEDLLLELGVNIMLRKIAVAAASKPAVEIKQEADTFYIKTSTVVRTTEINFKIGEEFEEQTVDGRPCKSLVKWESENKMACEQRLLKGEGPKTSWTRELTNDGELILTMTANDVVCTRVYVRE